GCTAAACTAAGTGGAATAAGTTTGGACACGAAACCAGCCCAACAAACCGAAACATATACCTATTTACACCAAATTGCCGAAAACATAAAAAAGAGAAGTCTTATTTTTCTTTTCACGGATATGTTTCAAACATCAGCTGATGACGAAAAAATATTTGAAGCCCTACGTCATTTAAAATACAATAAGCATGAGGTGGTACTATTCCACCTTTTGGACCAATCTACAGAATACCATTTTGATTTTGACAATACGCCCAAACGCTTTCTAGACGTAGAGACTGGAGAGCATATAGACTTGTATTCCAGCAATATAAAAGAAGCTTACGAACAAAGTGTTGCTTCTTATTTTGAAGATTTAAAATTAAAATGCGCCCAGTATAAGATAAAATATGTGGAGGCCGATGTACAGGGAGATTTCTCAAAAGTACTCAACACCTATCTGGTAGAAAGGCAGAAATTTAAATAATGATTAAATTTTTATTAAAAATTGTTTGTGCAATTGAAAATGCGGTGTATATTTGCACTCGCTAAACGCCACGGTCTGGTAGTTCAGTTGGTTAGAATACCTGCCTGTCACGCAGGGGGTCGCGGGTTCGAGTCCCGTCCAGACCGCGAAAAGCCTTCAACGCAAGTTGGAGGCTTTTTTTAGTTTTTAAAATCTACTACCTTTTATTTTTTTATTCCCACCCAAAGTATTCATAAAGACCAAGCCCACAAAATTTGATGATCCCCCAACCACCTCCTTAAGCAGGCCGGTCTAACCTTTAATGAATTCACATTGAACTACACTCTTTAAAACACCGCTGACATGCCTTGGCATGTTTATGGATTTTTTTAGCCTCAATCATTGCTAAATAACAAGTGGCGTGATGGCCCAAATCGGTTTTATTTAAGGTAAATGCCAGTGAAAAACAATCTTCTTTATGTACATCATGGTCACCATTAGATTGTGGGGTATTGTTTATGTAATATTTGGTCATTGCATAAATAGTTTGGTCAAACCTAATACAATAAAAAGACAACCCCTTACAGATATCCGTAAGGGATTGACATGTATTGGTCGGGTAATAAATGGGAGGAAGTAGAGTGTTAGATTCTACCTTGTTTAATAAGCTTAGCAATAAGGTGATGTGTGTTTTTTGCGCCAAAAGCATCAAATAAACGACTTACTTTTTTGTCAATAGTACTTTCGCTATTGGGAGAAATATTCTGATTCTTCAGCTTTTCAGAAATCTCTTTTTTCGTGAAACCTTCCGCCAAATCCTGTAAAATCATCAAATCATACTTATCCAACTCAAAAAGGGTATTGGCACTATTAAGATTTATCTGCGGGGATACATAGGTTCTATTTTGATATACTTCTTGCATAGCGGTAACCAGCTCATTCAACCCGTTACGGCCTTTACAGACGTA
This genomic interval from Zobellia roscoffensis contains the following:
- a CDS encoding DUF58 domain-containing protein; this translates as MNLQSELNETSLFSNLELLAHQVVEGFISGIHKSPFHGFSAEFAEHKIYNPGESTKHIDWKLFAKTDKLYTKRYEEETNLRCHMILDSSASMYYPTVKNLSTNNLNKIGFGVLAIAALMNVLKRQRDAVGLSVYSDSYNFYSPEKGSERHHQMLLAKLSGISLDTKPAQQTETYTYLHQIAENIKKRSLIFLFTDMFQTSADDEKIFEALRHLKYNKHEVVLFHLLDQSTEYHFDFDNTPKRFLDVETGEHIDLYSSNIKEAYEQSVASYFEDLKLKCAQYKIKYVEADVQGDFSKVLNTYLVERQKFK